From Lycium ferocissimum isolate CSIRO_LF1 unplaced genomic scaffold, AGI_CSIRO_Lferr_CH_V1 ctg4253, whole genome shotgun sequence, the proteins below share one genomic window:
- the LOC132044363 gene encoding thaumatin-like protein, which produces MADQFLKPFLIFAFLTILASHISVSATTMTLYNKCSHAVWPGIQPSAGKPVLARGGFKLMPKKAYRLNLPAGWSGRVWGRHGCAFDASGRGRCATGDCGGALFCNGIGGTPPATLAEITLGNEQDFYDVSLVDGYNLAISITPFRGKGKCSYAGCVSDLNTMCPAGLQVRSHDKKQVVACKSACSAFNSPRYCCTGTFGNPQSCKPTAYSRIFKTACPKAYSYAYDDPTSIATCTGSSYLLTFCPHH; this is translated from the exons ATGGCAGATCAATTTCTCAAACCCTTCCTCATTTTCGCCTTCCTCACCATCCTTGCCTCCCACATTTCAG TCTCAGCTACAACAATGACATTGTACAACAAATGTAGCCACGCAGTGTGGCCAGGGATTCAGCCAAGTGCAGGCAAGCCAGTTCTGGCTCGTGGAGGGTTCAAACTTATGCCAAAGAAGGCTTACAGACTTAACCTACCGGCTGGGTGGTCCGGTCGAGTTTGGGGTCGTCATGGGTGTGCTTTTGATGCATCTGGACGTGGTCGTTGTGCTACAGGGGACTGTGGTGGTGCGCTATTTTGTAATGGTATTGGTGGAACCCCACCAGCTACACTTGCTGAGATTACTTTGGGTAATGAACAGGATTTCTATGATGTTAGTCTTGTAGATGGCTATAATCTAGCCATCTCTATAACTCCATTCCGAGGCAAAG gGAAATGCAGCTATGCTGGATGTGTGAGTGACTTGAACACAATGTGTCCAGCGGGTCTGCAAGTGAGGTCTCATGATAAGAAGCAAGTGGTGGCTTGTAAAAGTGCCTGCTCAGCTTTCAATTCTCCAAGATATTGTTGCACTGGAACTTTTGGAAATCCACAATCTTGCAAGCCAACTGCATACTCAAGGATATTCAAGACTGCTTGCCCCAAAGCTTACTCATATGCTTACGATGATCCCACTAGTATTGCAACTTGCACTGGTAGCAGCTACTTGCTCACTTTCTGTCCTCACCACTAG